The following proteins are encoded in a genomic region of Primulina huaijiensis isolate GDHJ02 chromosome 3, ASM1229523v2, whole genome shotgun sequence:
- the LOC140973762 gene encoding splicing factor SF3a60 homolog, with amino-acid sequence MSSTLLEVTRASHEEVERLERIIVKDLQTEPPTTKDRLYQSHRVRNMIEQIASTTHKLIEIYEDNDNARKDEIAALGGQSSTGANVNVFSAFYDRLKEIREYHRRHPAARYVDTTDEFEQLLKEEPVIEFTGEEAFGRYLDLHELYNDYINSKFGKQIEYSIYLDLFLQPENVPRKLKLTRQFKEYMQKLLEYLIYFFERTEPLQDLERIFSKVVSDFEEQWSNGQVEGWENEGQENSAIPEQNQIIDLDYYGTVEELMIVGPEKLKESLAALGLKTGGTVRQRAERIFLTKHTPLEKLDRKHFAKGSLGPDRNGGADTLRPNEDAKEISLMEAKLKKLCDLLHETIVRTKENIEKKHALTYDEIVQEREEDEVQPESESDDEDQQIYNPLKLPMGWDGKPIPYWLYKLHGLGQEFKCEIRGNQSYWGRRAYERHFKEWRHQHGMRCLGIPNTKNFNEITSIEEAKQLWEKIQEKQGVNKWRPELEEEYEDKEGNIYNKKTYTDLQRQGLI; translated from the exons ATGTCTTCGACGCTGTTGGAGGTGACTCGTGCGTCGCACGAAGAAGTCGAGCGGCTCGAGCGGATCATTGTGAAGGATCTCCAAACCGAGCCGCCGACGACCAAGGATCGTCTCTACCAAAGCCACCGAGTTCGCAACATGATTGAGCAAATCGCTTCAACCACTCACAAACTT ATTGAAATTTACGAGGATAATGACAATGCTAGGAAGGATGAGATTGCGGCGCTCGGTGGACAGAGTTCCACGGGAGCCAATGTCAATGTTTTCAGTGCATTTTATGATAGACTGAAAGAG ATTCGTGAGTACCACAGAAGGCATCCTGCTGCTCGATATGTTGACACCACTGATGAATTTGAACAGCTTCTTAAAGAGGAGCCGGTTATTGAGTTCACTGGAGAG GAAGCCTTTGGAAGATACCTTGATTTGCATGAATTATACAATGACTATATCAACTCCAAATTTGGGAAGCAAATCGAGTATTCTATTTACCTCGACTTATTTTTGCAACCAGAGAATGTACCCCGCAAGTTGAAGCTCACCAG GCAATTTAAAGAGTACATGCAAAAACTCCTGGAATATCTTATATACTTTTTCGAGCGTACAGAACCCTTACAAGATCTCGAGAGGATTTTTTCCAAG GTAGTTTCTGATTTTGAAGAGCAATGGAGTAATGGCCAGGTTGAAGGATGGGAGAATGAGGGCCAGGAAAATTCTGCCATTCCAgaacaaaatcaaattattgATCTTGATTATTACGGCACTGTCGAGGAGCTAATGATAGTAGGACCGGAGAAGTTGAAGGAG TCATTGGCTGCCCTTGGATTGAAAACAGGAGGCACTGTGCGACAGCGTGCAGAGAGGATTTTTCTTACGAAG CATACACCCCTTGAGAAGTTGGATAGAAAACATTTTGCTAAGGGCTCACTTGGACCAGATAGAAATGGTGGAGCCGATACCCTGCGGCCAAATGAAGACGCTAAAGAGATTTCCTTGATGGAAGCCAAATTGAAAAAGTTATGTGACCTGTTGCATGAG ACCATTGTGCGAACAAAAGAAAACATCGAGAAGAAACACGCCTTGACATATGATGAAATTGTACAAGAACGTGAAGAG GATGAGGTGCAACCTGAATCTGAAAGTGATGACGAGGATCAGCAGATCTACAATCCCCTAAAATTACCCATGGGCTGGGATGGAAAGCCTATACCATATTGGTTATATAAGCTTCATGGGCTTGGTCAG GAGTTCAAATGTGAAATACGTGGGAACCAAAGTTATTGGGGCCGTAGGGCTTATGAGCGTCATTTCAAGGAATGGAGACATCAACATGGGATGCGATGTCTTGGTATTCCAAATACGAAGAATTTCAACGAAATAACATCCATTGAG GAAGCCAAACAGCTTTGGGAAAAAATCCAAGAAAAGCAAGGTGTAAATAAGTGGCGCCCTGAGCTCGAAGAAGAATATGAAGACAAGGAGGGTAATATTTATAACAAGAAGACATATACCGATCTACAACGTCAGGGTTTGATATAA
- the LOC140973763 gene encoding uncharacterized protein isoform X2, which yields MWKFTQDADEEQQDYLLEGTEGLCSLSPMQRVYGFAAFLLAGLVCMFLSLIVFAKPIKFALLFTFGNVLAVGSTALLIGPAQQLRMMFDPVRVYATAIYIGCVVVALICALLIHSKILTIIAIICEIGALI from the exons ATGTGGAAGTTTACACAAGATGCAGATGAAGAACAGCAAGATTACTTGCTGGAAGGGACTGAGGGCCTCTGCTCTCTCTCCCCAATGCAG AGGGTTTATGGGTTTGCTGCATTTTTGCTAGCTGGACTTGTTTGTATGTTCCTG TCGCTGATTGTGTTTGCAAAGCCCATCAAATTTGCTCTATTATTCACCTTTGGCAACGTGCTGGCTGTTGGAAG TACGGCTCTCCTCATTGGGCCTGCACAACAGTTAAGAATGATGTTCGATCCTGTCCGAGTATATGCTACAGCAATTTACATCGGTTGTGTTGTCGTGGCTCTCATTTGTGCTCTATTG ATACACAGCAAGATCCTTACGATCATTGCCATCATATGTGAAATAGGTGCTCTTATTTG a